In Nostoc sp. PCC 7120 = FACHB-418, the genomic stretch TACGTAGTTCTATAACTAATGATGGTCATCCACCATTAGAGGCATCAGGATTAAAGTTACAAGAAAATTTGACATTGATAGAGCAAAGCTTAGATCGGATGGAAAAAAAAGTGCTTTACCACCACCTTTAATCAACCTAAAACACTTGATAGCTAAAGGATTATCTGCGACTGCATCTTTATTTTCACCTGTGAGGGTTGCATATCAGTGGGTTGATAAAGCTAGTGATATTCTCAATAATAAAATAGGTCTTGATGCTGCTGGTGTCAAACAAAGTTATCAGCAACTGTTAACTCAAATGTCCCAACAAAAGCAGAAAGCTGGTACCCTGAACACTGCAATCGATAACTTTATAAAAACCACCCATAGCTACTGGTCTGGACTTTTTCATTGTTACGAAATTGAAGATTTTCCCAGAACTAATAACGACTTAGAACACGCTTTTGGTATGCTCCGTCATCATCAACGTCGTTGTACTGGTCGTAAAGTTGCCCCCTCATCCCTCGTTATTCGTGGCTCTGTCAAACTTGCCTGTGCCATCGCTACTAAACTTCATTCTTTTACCGCATCTGATTTAGCACAAGTTGATATCGTTACTTGGCTCGATTTACGTTCTCAATTGCAAAAACACCACAAAGCCAGAATTGAACAGTATCGATTTCGCCGCGACCCAAAGGCTTACTTAGCTAATCTAGAGAGTCGTCTTCTCTAGTGAGTTTTACCACACTAGGTTATTTCTCTGTTTCAGTAAATGGTGAACAAATATCTATCAAACAACCATTTGGATCGACAGTTAAGAATCGACGCTGCCCATAAAACTCGTTTCTAGGTTCTTGAACGATGCGAAGCCCCATAGCTACTGCTTTTTCGTAGACTAGATCAACTGCGGGAACCACAAACGTTACATACATACCTGATGGAGCAGTTTGATACTCCTGTGGAACCAGATGATGACTGCGAAGAATAATACCAAACTCTAGTTCTTGATTAGACGGACTGCGAAGTTGAACATACCAATCGCTGTCATAACTTACCTCAAAGCCAAGCAAAGCCACATAGAAATCTCGGCTTTCTGTCAGTTGATCGGAGCAGATGTTTGTAAGAATGCGGCTCAAGCCCATAACTATTCTCAATCATTGTTCCAAGAGGGCGAACGTGTGAGCTAAAACCCGACCAACAGTTAAGTGAAGGTTAAGCCACACTTTTATGCAGATACGGGAGTGCATAGCTCAACGAGCGTTCCATCCGGTATCCGCAAATAAGAGACGATTTGACCAGCATAGTTTCTCCAGTGTTCAGTTCGCCATAGTCGCCTGACTCATGCAGAAACCTCTGCATATAGCTTAGTTTAAGTAGTCTCATCAATTGGTGGTGTAATACCTTTTTGGTCTTTGACCAAAAGGATCTCTGAGGTATCAAAGTACATGATGTTTTTAAGTTTTGATCTACCATCGCCTCAGCTTTGTAAATATTTTGTTATACTTGTTAATATAAGTTCACAATCTAGGTGCAACACCACTAAAGAGGAGAATGCCCAATAGCTCAATGAGTGTACGACTACTAACCGCAGCTAGGTATTAACACTTCCTCTCCTGATTTTTAGCATTTACCAAAAAAGTTTTCCTCCAGTTGGGCGATTGAGCCTGCAATTAATCAACCTATGACATTATCTTTAGAACAAGAATTTAGCCTGAGAACTTTTGCTGACCAAGTGCAGCAGATGTCCCGTGAACAAGCTCAAGAGCTTTTGCTCATGCTGTATAAGCAGATGATGATTCGAGAAACGACATACCAGGAATTGCTCAAGCATGAGTGGAAACTCGATTCAGATGCTGTCTGGGGGTAAAGACTGCTCGTAAATATCAAACCTGTTGTAGATATATAAATGTCGTGTATTTCATTTTTTTGCATTCTAGCGATTCCACTTTTTAGGATGTTGGAGCGCCAATTGAAAGTGCTTTCACCGAGAGCAAATATCTCATTGCTCTCGGTGGAAATTTGCTATTGAATGCTTGAGACACATCTATGAACTTGCGCCAGCTTCCGCTACAGTTTCCCCCACGTCTGGCTTTACCTCCTTCGCCTTCTTTTCAAAAATCTGGATTCCGGCATCAACCACCTCAAACCCTTTTTCTGTTCGTTGACCAAGCTTGCCCGATACAGCCCCAGCCCAGTCTGCGAATTCCGAGGCGCTAGTTTCTGCCTTGCGCCAACTTTTTGCATTAACTTGAGCGGTGAAGACTATGCCGTTCTGATCAGTCAACTCAATTTCCACTTTTTTGTTCGCGGCTGGTGTGGCTGTTGGTAGTTCACCACTAAATTTTATTGTGACGAGAGCTTTTGGCTGACATCGCTTATTCAAACACCCTTCTTTTTCACATATCGTTAATATCCACTTATATACCAGTTCCGTAGTAGTTGAGATGTCTACGGAGAATCCCTCTGATTAATTTTAGTGATTGATAGTCCAGTAAATACGGTGAGTATTGCTGAAATGGCTCACATGAACAACCGCCTCTAAAACTGAACAACCGCCTCTAAAACGTGATTTTTTCTCCCAGAAATTGACCAAAATTCTCCCACTATTTACCAAGTTAAAACCAAGAAATTGAAAACTTGGCAATATTATGGAGACATGGGGGAAATTCTCTCTAGGAATTTTAATTTATTGACAATATTTTCAATAAGTCTCGGATGACAAGAATAGAAAACTGCCCAAAAGTTTCCCAATTATTGTCAAGGTTAGGGCAGAAATTACCCAGGAATAACCATAATTTTAAAATCATGGCGAAAGTAGGGAGAATATTGGTCAACACTAAAAACTTTCGCACAGTACGCAAAAAAGTTTTGCCAGATTTTTAAGTCTAAAACCAAGTCTAAAAAAATTATTTTCACAACCAACTCGATAGTTGCTGCTACCACTACCGCAAAAAAATAACCCCATAAGCGTGTGGGGTTAATCATGTTTTTCAAATTCCCAAAACTACAGAAGAGCTTAGTTGCGTTTCAGTATAAATATGGACGTATATATGCCCATATTACAAACAGAAAATCTTCATGTCCTGGGTAATTACGGACTTTTTAAAATGGCTTTACGACAACTTATTAATCTCCGCCAAAAATCGCATCCAATTCAAGTGATGAAGCCTGACCCTGAACTATTGAAGCGGGTCTGATTGAATCAGCCGCTTTAGAGTCAAGCTCAGGTGACTCTAAAGCATTACTGTTGTAAGCTGGGGCATTGACCGTTACAACTGGTGCAGCCAACGCTGGCTGTGACACGACAAACTGCGGTTGTTCCACACCTAGAGCCAAACGCATATAACTACCGTGTTTATTCAAGACATCCTGTGCTTCCCAACAAGCCAAACGGATCTGCTCTGGCGTAAACGAACCACTCGAATATCGCGCCACAGGCAAGAAAGCAGCCACCAGAATATCTGCCACCTTGCGCTGTGCCTCATCCTTGGGCAGCGAGTTCAAGTAATTGACAACTTCCGCTAAAACATCCCCCTCATAAGGCTGAAGCCGCATAGTTAGAGACAAGCGTTTTTTCTTGCTAGGATTCATTGGCTTGTCTCCATCCCCAACAAATAATCAAACATCCCGAAGCAGTCCACTAACCGCGCTGACGTACTATATCTGTACGTTTGCTCTGAATCTAAATTAAAAGTTTCTTGCACCTGAGTTATAAAACCACTACCCCAAACCATCGGTATCATTGGCAAGTTGTTGTCTTTGGGGATGTATTGACCAGTTCTCTCGTAAATCTCTCTGTAATCAGATGTCTTCTTGAGTTGCCATGCACAATTGAAATACGCCTCCAACTCAACTTCTACATAGTAAGCAGCGCCCCCACCGATAATTACCTCGTTCAACGGTCTGGGTAATATTTTGTCCATCCACCGATTGAGCTTATCCCAATATTGGGCTGTTGCCACATCAATAGCATGATCTATGTGAGAAATTTCTTTTTCTCTTAAACTGGGGTCTTTGGCACTTGCTAGGGCTTGTATTTGCTCAAAAGTTATCCAATTAGGGCGTACCGAGTAATGACGGTCTTTGCTGTAGACCTTATTAATAATTTTGTAGCGTGCATCAAATAAAGCTTGTGCTACACGTTCTCGGTCTAAACCGCTAGTCATATCCAACACAATATCCAGCATATTAGCAAAGCCCAACAGTGGACTATCCCCCTGCTTGAGTTGCCCCCGGTCAAAATAAAGTGCTGTCGTGTTCCTGTGACCAAACATCAATACAGCTAGTTGGGAAGTGCGTAACCAGTCTACCCCTTGCTGTTTGATTCGCAGTGCCGCTAATCCCCCACCTTCAGGACGGCACAAGAAACGCTCTAAGTTCACCTTTAAAGACAGTTTTCGTACTGTAAAATCAGCCAGCATTACCCGTAACTGTTCTTCAAAGCGACGGCGATCGCTGTACTCATTCCACGGCAGAAGTAACGCCAACTCCAAGTTAATTTGTTTTTTCGCCGTCACCTTCACCTTGGTTAGTTCAACAATTAAGCCAACCGCCCCTAGTACCTTCCACAAGGCATTCTCATATTTGAGTTCCTTAATGCGGTCAAGCGGATCAAAGTTAGCCGCGAACTCACCCAATACCACCACTCTGTTATTCCACTCGACCCACAGTTGTTGGTCTGGTGAGGGGCTACCAATCCAGCCCAAGCGTTCCATAAAAAAATTGAGTTTATCCTTAGTAATCTCTTCTATTGCAGGTGGCAGCAGAATATAACTAGGTTTAGTCTGGTCATCCACTTGATAAATTATCTTAGTTTGCGACCCACCAACGTCCACGCTGAGATAAATGTCAGTCATGCCAAAAGCTGGTTAAAACGATGATTTTATGATGGTGCAGATTTAGAGCTAGTTGGCACTATCTAAGTGCAGATATTGCACCCATTTGGCACAATCTGGCACTCGTGATTAACCTCGCATCATGACCCTAAATGCCGATTTAGGCTTACCAAATTGTGCCAACTTGCACTAAAAATGTGCTGAGTTGCTCCAGATTCGTGCCAAGAGGTCGCTTTGTGGCTGGAGTGGGTGTTGTTACCGAAGAATTTCGAGTAGGGGGTATTAGTATGGAGGTGTACTCACTATACTTCCGCGCCCTGCGGGTGGGCTGCGCCCATCCTTCGCTACGCTCAGGACGCAGAAGCTACGTTCGCCCCTGCGGGGAGTTCGCACCCCATTGGCACAACTGTAAAATCCGAGAGTAAATCAATGGTAGCTTTAGCGATTCTGCGCGTTGAAAAACTCAAATCTTTCGGCAATGTTGGCGGTAGCGAGAAGCATACTGCCCGTTTACAAGATACCCCAAATGCCGACACCACTAAAAAAAATATCAGACTGATTGGCATGGAGGATGGTAAGACGCTGGAAGATTTGGTCAAAACTAAGATTGCCACCGACACCAAGCACAAACCTCGCAAGGATGCCGTGCTGTGTAGCGAGATGTTCCTGTCGGCATCGCCCGAATATTTCCGCCCCCATGACCCATCTCTTGCTGGTGAATGGAATGATGAGCGCATGGTACTGTTTGCCAAAGCCTCCATTACTTGGTTAAAGACCAACTACGGTGACAAGTGTGTCCGGGCTGAACTGCACTTGGATGAAGCTACTCCCCACATTCATGCTTACATTGTTCCCATCAACGATAAGACCAAGCTGCTAAGTCATAAGGAAATGTTTGGTGGTGATGGTCGTGTTGGCAGCATCAAGTTATCTAAGCTGCAAGATAGTTATGCCCAGGCACTCGCTCCTTTGGGTATTGAACGAGGGGTTAAGGGCAGTAAGGCCACCCACACCAAAGTAAAGGAGTATTACCAAGCCGTTAACAGCGAACCACTCACTGCCGTCTGGTCGAATCAGAAACTTGAACCCCAACCGCTTGAATCCGCTACAAATTACGTTGCTCGGATTCAGAATGATGACCAATTCCACGCCATCAACCACCAACTTGCTGACCGTGCTTTCATGCTTGAGAAACTAGAACGGGCAGAGCAACGGGCAAGAGCCAGCGAGAAGGAACGACAACGGTTAGAAAAAGAAGTGCGATCGCTTGAATTGAAAACCCAACAACTACGCGACTTGGAATTATCGGATGTCGCCTGGGAGTTGGGGCTTGATTACGAGCGTGAGCGCTGGAGAGGTCACGGTCACATCATTAATATAGATGGCTCAAAGTTTTATGACTTTTCACCCGACCAACAGAAGGGCGGGGGCGGTGCGATTGATTTGGTGATGCACGTTAATCAGTGCAATTTTCGGCAGGCGGTTGTCTGGTTACATGAGCGATTCGGGGAAGCTGGGGTAGAACGTGCGGCGATCGCTCATGTCAAGAACAGGGCGGCGGACATTATCCAGACCCAAGCGCGTCCTCAATTTACCCCACCCGTTGAAGATAGAAACAACTGGCCTGCCGTTGAACGTTACCTCACCCAACAACGGGGCATCCCCTCTGATTGTTTGCAAATGCTTCAAAACCTGGGGCTACTTTACGCTGATGACCAACAAAACGCTGTCTTTGTCATGCGGAATCTTGATGGTCAGCGTAACGGTGCATTCTTACGGGGAACTAGAGGGGAGAACAACAGTTTTAAAGGCTACTCTAAGGGAACCAAACGCCGTGATAGCTGG encodes the following:
- a CDS encoding NblA/ycf18 family protein, which encodes MNQPMTLSLEQEFSLRTFADQVQQMSREQAQELLLMLYKQMMIRETTYQELLKHEWKLDSDAVWG
- a CDS encoding VOC family protein, whose translation is MGLSRILTNICSDQLTESRDFYVALLGFEVSYDSDWYVQLRSPSNQELEFGIILRSHHLVPQEYQTAPSGMYVTFVVPAVDLVYEKAVAMGLRIVQEPRNEFYGQRRFLTVDPNGCLIDICSPFTETEK
- the mobV gene encoding MobV family relaxase, with amino-acid sequence MVALAILRVEKLKSFGNVGGSEKHTARLQDTPNADTTKKNIRLIGMEDGKTLEDLVKTKIATDTKHKPRKDAVLCSEMFLSASPEYFRPHDPSLAGEWNDERMVLFAKASITWLKTNYGDKCVRAELHLDEATPHIHAYIVPINDKTKLLSHKEMFGGDGRVGSIKLSKLQDSYAQALAPLGIERGVKGSKATHTKVKEYYQAVNSEPLTAVWSNQKLEPQPLESATNYVARIQNDDQFHAINHQLADRAFMLEKLERAEQRARASEKERQRLEKEVRSLELKTQQLRDLELSDVAWELGLDYERERWRGHGHIINIDGSKFYDFSPDQQKGGGGAIDLVMHVNQCNFRQAVVWLHERFGEAGVERAAIAHVKNRAADIIQTQARPQFTPPVEDRNNWPAVERYLTQQRGIPSDCLQMLQNLGLLYADDQQNAVFVMRNLDGQRNGAFLRGTRGENNSFKGYSKGTKRRDSWFYFGLGGQATDKASHVLLCSSPIEAISRAMLEYFVRGNVPPERTLYMAVDNINSLPVERLQNVPHILVTFGKDQSTHAAAQRVLQLLPQSQQVLS
- a CDS encoding ParM/StbA family protein — protein: MTDIYLSVDVGGSQTKIIYQVDDQTKPSYILLPPAIEEITKDKLNFFMERLGWIGSPSPDQQLWVEWNNRVVVLGEFAANFDPLDRIKELKYENALWKVLGAVGLIVELTKVKVTAKKQINLELALLLPWNEYSDRRRFEEQLRVMLADFTVRKLSLKVNLERFLCRPEGGGLAALRIKQQGVDWLRTSQLAVLMFGHRNTTALYFDRGQLKQGDSPLLGFANMLDIVLDMTSGLDRERVAQALFDARYKIINKVYSKDRHYSVRPNWITFEQIQALASAKDPSLREKEISHIDHAIDVATAQYWDKLNRWMDKILPRPLNEVIIGGGAAYYVEVELEAYFNCAWQLKKTSDYREIYERTGQYIPKDNNLPMIPMVWGSGFITQVQETFNLDSEQTYRYSTSARLVDCFGMFDYLLGMETSQ